The following are encoded together in the Culex pipiens pallens isolate TS chromosome 1, TS_CPP_V2, whole genome shotgun sequence genome:
- the LOC120422307 gene encoding uncharacterized protein LOC120422307 produces the protein MLSRQKCLPLERHKFRNLAQTDDEPIENFVLRLREQGNLCEYGDHLDEEIKEQLFEKGASDDLRAKILNKPQMTLAETVEAGRAMETIEKHKTNTTVAQAPEEVHRVRSKAKKRECYRCGHRGHFANDEICPAKDQLCKHCGLIGHFKSCCRTKKQKKKVSGKGTRHATAKHHSCDSGDSDDTEKQSGSDSDEDSMQYLFATDPIREGRAVCAVGDVPIEWVIDSGAGVNVVDRQTWEYLKQQKVRVNFQTTAAKRTVKSFIGQPVQIAGMFSAKIATKVKGVEAEIYVAKMQHP, from the exons ATGCTG TCACGACAGAAGTGTCTTCCGCTGGAGCGGCACAAGTTCCGGAACCTGGCACAAACCGACGATGAACCCATCGAGAACTTCGTTCTTCGCCTCCGAGAACAAGGCAACCTCTGTGAGTATGGTGACCACTTGGACGAGGAAATCAAGGAACAGCTTTTCGAAAAGGGTGCATCGGATGACTTGCGAGCGAAGATCCTTAACAAACCGCAAATGACACTGGCTGAAACAGTGGAAGCAGGTCGAGCGATGGAGACAATCGAGAAGCACAAGACGAACACGACCGTGGCCCAGGCACCGGAAGAAGTCCACCGAGTAAGATCCAAGGCAAAGAAACGGGAATGCTATCGATGTGGCCATCGGGGCCATTTCGCCAACGACGAGATCTGCCCTGCGAAAGACCAGCTGTGCAAGCATTGCGGCTTAATAGGCCATTTCAAGAGCTGCTGCAGGAcaaagaagcagaagaagaagGTGAGCGGAAAGGGTACGCGACACGCAACGGCCAAGCATCACTCTTGTGATTCGGGTGACTCCGATGACACGGAGAAACAAAGCGGAAGCGATTCGGATGAGGACAGTATGCAGTATCTCTTTGCGACTGATCCGATTAGAGAAGGAAGAGCTGTGTGCGCTGTTGGAGACGTTCCTATCGAGTGGGTGATCGATTCAGGAGCCGGCGTGAACGTCGTTGATCGTCAAACCTGGGAGTACCTGAAGCAGCAGAAGGTGCGCGTCAACTTCCAGACAACTGCAGCAAAGAGAACGGTGAAGTCGTTTATTGGGCAACCGGTACAAATCGCTGGAATGTTTTCTGCGAAGATTGCTACGAAGGTAAAGGGAGTCGAAGCAGAGATCTATGTGGCGAAGATG cAACACccttaa